In the genome of Vicia villosa cultivar HV-30 ecotype Madison, WI linkage group LG7, Vvil1.0, whole genome shotgun sequence, one region contains:
- the LOC131617105 gene encoding centromere protein C-like produces the protein MVNENHHRQVEDPIANYSGLSLFRSAFSLSSSKPYDDLDAIDEVLRSMDLGNSAKLVEQGKSVLECNSGFNTENSTKDVGDDDVFAAEEDEEFRRKNRGPGLGLNRVRPLFSLKETKKPSVEDLLPVLDFKNIKDPNELFMAHERLENARKEIQKQLGIVPSESTLGSTKPRERRPGLPGFNRRPIKFRPSFSQETLDNNADALSSQEAFESDNLDPVGDNTEKGKASFVSLDNEVTGSSAVKEKKVNDILKGLLTLDSEELEGFGAMSRLQKRLQIKPVVFQKSSVPDFPDSQPMDLKSSYGNLSKPTKASSDISSLLRGIDIKTPIRQDVGYPEKQLASPTPPKSPSVLFSTLQKHISQSKPSKPSVDPFSAHEIDHESTKENSPTHMLNREVNIVGSSKPSDELGAPIIEGVIAADETNKILDISARPKEHNSRKLSEQLKASLTENEVAVSETCSVGGPTRTCISTPKKSTVDNSREPGFNAKVDSNEPPVDMDLDIGGSDVGKRVMDDTEGRQNVEPNEPDQFEDEMLAENMQETSDSIPTDDSNFNLVNPLADKSSPDVHEDIVDQSNPDAHEDIADQSNPDAHEDIVDQSNPDSHEDIADHSNPDAHEDNSADNRSRRSDDGPEQCSQKKTVGSVAPVSGQKRVKTRAQKTPKGKRLRLAIGHEDNSADNRSRKSDEGPEQCLQKKTVGSVAPVSGQKRVKTLAQKAPKGKRLRLAIGHEDNSAGNRSRKSDDGPEQCLQRKTVGSVAPVSGQKRVETCAQKAPMGKRLRPRMSLADAGTSWDSGVRRSSRFKTRPLEFWKGERMVYGRVHESLTTVIGVKCLSPGADGKPIMKAKSFVSEKHKKLFELASRY, from the exons ATGGTGAACGAAAATCACCACCGCCAAGTAGAGGATCCTATCGCCAACTACTCAGGTCTTTCTCTTTTCCGCTCCGCATTTTCACTCTCATCTTCAAAACCCTACGACGACCTCGACGCCATTGACGAAGTTCTCAGATCCATG GATTTGGGAAATTCTGCTAAGCTTGTAGAGCAAGGCAAGTCTGTATTAGAATGTAATTCGGGATTCAACACGGAAAATTCAACAAAAGATGTTGGAGATGATGATGTTTTTGCTgctgaagaggatgaagaatttCGTCGGAAAAACAGGGGACCAGGTTTAGGTCTCAATCGTGTCCGTCCACTTTTTTCGCTTAAGGAGACCAAAAA GCCCTCTGTTGAGGATTTATTACCGGTTCTGGACTTTAAAAACATCAAAGACCCTAACGAATTGTTCATGGCCCATGAACGGTTAGAAA atgCAAGAAAAGAAATACAAAAGCAGTTGGGTATTGTGCCATCTGAGTCAACTCTGGGTTCAACTAAACCACGGGAACGTCGACCGGGACTTCCAGGGTTTAATCGGAG GCCAATAAAATTCAGACCTAGTTTTTCACAAGAAACTTTGGACAATAATGCTGATGCCCTATCCTCCCAAGAAGCATTTGAATCTGACAATCTAGATCCTGTTGGTGATAACACTGAGAAAGGCAAAGCTTCTTTTGTGTCATTGGATAATGAAGTAACTG GTTCATCAGCTGTTAAAGAGAAAAAGGTCAATGACATTTTGAAAGGATTGCTTACTCTTGATTCTGAAGAACTAGAAGGGTTTGGAGCAATGAGTCGTTTGCAGAAGAGGTTACAGATCAAACCCGTTGTTTTTCAGAAATCATCTGTTCCAGATTTCCCAGATAGCCAACCGATGGATCTGAAATCTTCGTATGGAAATTTGTCAAAGCCAACTAAAGCTTCTTCTGACATAAGTAGTTTGTTAAGAGGAATAGACATTAAGACGCCTATTAGGCAGGATGTAGGATACCCTGAGAAGCAATTAGCTTCACCCACACCACCAAAATCTCCATCTGTTTTGTTTTCAACATTGCAGAAGCACATTTCACAGTCAAAACCATCAAAGCCATCAGTGGATCCATTTTCAGCTCATGAAATTGATCATGAATCTACAAAAGAAAATTCACCAACTCATATGCTAAACCGAGAAGTAAATATTGTTGGTTCTAGTAAGCCGTCAGATGAGCTGGGTGCACCTATAATTGAAGGTGTTATTGCAGCTGATGAGACAAATAAAATTCTGGACATTTCTGCACGACCCAAGGAACACAATTCTAGGAAGTTATCGGAACAACTGAAAGCATCTTTAACTGAAAATGAAGTTGCAGTTAGTGAGACTTGTTCAGTTGGCGGTCCTACCAGAACTTGCATCAGCACTCCTAAAAAATCCACGGTGGATAATTCAAGGGAACCTGGTTTTAATGCTAAAGTTGACTCGAATGAACCTCCTGTTGACATGGATCTAGATATTGGAGGCAGTGATGTGGGGAAAAGGGTTATGGATGACACAGAGGGAAGGCAAAATGTCGAGCCAAATGAACCTGATCAATTTGAGGACGAA ATGCTGGCAGAAAATATGCAGGAAACTTCAGATTCTATACCAACAGATGATTCAAATTTCAACTTGGTGAATCCACTAG CTGATAAATCAAGTCCAGATGTGCATGAAGACATAGTTGATCAGTCGAATCCAGATGCGCATGAAGACATAGCTGATCAATCAAATCCAGATGCGCACGAAGACATAGTTGATCAATCAAATCCAGATTCACATGAAGACATAGCTGATCATTCAAATCCAGATGCGCATGAAGACAATTCTGCGGACAATAGGTCTAGAAGATCAGATGATGGTCCAGAACAGTGTTCACAG AAAAAGACAGTTGGTTCTGTGGCACCTGTTAGTGGACAAAAGAGAGTTAAAACGCGTGCACAAAAAACGCCCAAGGGCAAGAGACTTCGGCTGGCAATAGGTCATGAAGACAATTCTGCGGACAATAGGTCCAGAAAATCAGATGAGGGTCCAGAACAGTGTTTACAG AAAAAGACAGTTGGTTCTGTGGCACCTGTTAGTGGACAAAAGAGAGTTAAAACGCTTGCACAAAAAGCGCCCAAGGGCAAGAGACTTCGGTTGGCAATAGGTCATGAAGATAATTCTGCGGGCAATAGGTCTAGAAAATCAGATGATGGTCCAGAACAGTGTTTACAG AGAAAGACAGTTGGTTCTGTGGCACCTGTTAGTGGACAAAAGAGAGTTGAAACATGTGCACAAAAAGCACCCATGGGTAAGAGACTTCGGCCGAGGATGAGCCTTGCAG ATGCTGGTACATCCTGGGATTCTGGAGTAAGGAGAAGCAGTAGGTTCAAGACAAGGCCTTTGGAATTTTGGAAAGGGGAAAGAATGGTGTATGGTCGTGTACATGAGA GTTTGACTACTGTCATTGGAGTGAAGTGCTTGTCTCCGGGAGCTGATGGCAAACCGATTATGAAGGCGAAGTCATTTGTCTCAGAAAAGCACAAAAAGCTTTTTGAGCTTGCTTCACGATATTGA
- the LOC131620443 gene encoding uncharacterized protein LOC131620443, whose translation MVSISNSILVASSLYSPSLLPRTHKLSFSTTFSNQTPAFLPRHCRFNSQRGLSSVCFFNARDDSDTKLQNKDSRSESPLLRRWEVPWEWQTVSLTSFACGLGFVLTGLVEATALPYLGIRPDALSLDEKAELLFLDQGITTAAVLGIIYSVFSTYQPLPEDFFKYDLREPFNLQKGWLLWAGVGLVGALVSIGLTGVAVSFFSGETPQRETDALVRLLPLIGSSSVSTACLVGITGVFAPLLEETVFRGFFMTSLTKWVPTPVAIILSAAVFALAHLTPGEFPQLFVLGSALGISYAQTRNLLTPITIHAFWNSGVILFLTFLQLQGYDIKELLQMT comes from the exons ATGGTTTCAATTTCAAACTCAATTCTAGTCGCTTCTTCTCTCTATTCACCATCACTTCTACCTCGCACCCATAAACTTTCTTTCTCCACAACCTTCTCAAATCAAACCCCTGCATTTCTTCCTCGCCATTGCCGTTTCAATTCTCAAAGGGGTCTTTCATCTGTTTGCTTCTTCAATGCCAGAGACGATTCTGACACCAAACTTCAGAACAAG GATTCTCGATCGGAATCGCCTCTTCTTAGGCGATGGGAGGTGCCTTGGGAGTGGCAAACAGTTTCATTAACCTCTTTTGCTTGTGGATTGGG TTTTGTGTTGACAGGTTTGGTTGAGGCAACAGCTCTGCCATATCTAGGGATTCGACCTGATGCACTAAGTTTAGATGAAAAGGCAGAGTTACTCTTTTTAGATCAGGG CATCACAACTGCTGCTGTACTCGGAATCATATATAGTGTTTTCAGCACTTACCAGCCACTCCCTGAAGACTTCTTCAAATATG ATTTGAGGGAACCGTTTAATCTTCAAAAGGGTTGGCTTTTGTGGGCTGGAGTTGGACTTGTTGGTGCTCTAGTTTCCATTGGATTGACAGGAGTTGCTGTGTCCTTCTTCAGTGGAGAAACCCCACAAAGAGag ACCGATGCTCTTGTTCGCTTGCTTCCGTTGATTGGATCTTCAAGTGTCAG CACTGCTTGTTTGGTAGGCATCACAGGTGTTTTTGCTCCACTTCTTGAGGAGACGGTATTCCGAGGATTTTTCATGACTTCCCTTACTAAGTG GGTTCCTACGCCAGTTGCTATCATCCTTAGTGCTGCGGTGTTTGCCCTTGCTCATCTCACTCCTGGTGAATTCCCCCAGTTGTTTGTTCTAGGAAGTGCTCTCGGGATTTCTTATGCTCAAACTCGCAACCTTCTCACTCCCATTACTATCCACGCGTTCTGGAATTCGGGAGTTATATTATTTCTCACTTTTCTCCAG TTGCAAGGATATGATATCAAAGAATTATTACAGATGACTTGA
- the LOC131617106 gene encoding putative NAC domain-containing protein 94 has product MEERNGCEKLDEVMLPGFRFHPTDEELVGFYLKRKIQQRPLAIELIKQLDIYKFDPWDLPKLASTGEKEWYFYCPRDRKYRNSARPNRVTRGGFWKATGTDRPIYSSEGSKCIGLKKSLVFYKGRAAKGAKTDWMMHEFRLPSLIDSSSSSPKKYGDKTIPASESWAICRIFKKTNATAQRALSHSWVPPLLETSTSNVLTNDGNHNQFCSSNMMLTKKPTYANQFCTTNNHNNTTQNLTSSSGTTLCPLDVPSYHNNNPIIDPLIYKPLYRLPISNDQDLNPSTGLVFSSPLETSCNKTSMDVSSLLLGMSCEGTTSNYVDHYNNGYPLMANSIPNVNEQELERVRSIGFPFSVPFNIGEAWKSSLVWDVASCSSDEPSSYSTTKCYT; this is encoded by the exons ATGGAAGAGAGAAATGGTTGTGAGAAACTTGATGAGGTTATGCTTCCAGGGTTTAGGTTTCATCCAACTGATGAAGAACTAGTTGGATTTTATCTCAAGAGAAAGATTCAACAACGCCCTCTTGCTATTGAGCTCATCAAGCAGcttgatatttataaatttgatcCTTGGGATCTTCCAA AGTTGGCAAGTACAGGAGAGAAAGAGTGGTATTTTTACTGTCCAAGAGACCGAAAGTACAGGAACAGTGCAAGACCTAATAGGGTAACAAGAGGTGGGTTTTGGAAAGCTACTGGAACAGACAGGCCTATTTATTCCTCAGAGGGTTCGAAGTGTATTGGTTTGAAGAAGTCATTGGTTTTCTACAAAGGTAGAGCTGCTAAAGGTGCAAAAACTGATTGGATGATGCATGAGTTTAGACTACCTTCTCTCATtgactcatcatcatcatctccaaaGAAGTATGGAGACAAAACCATTCCTGCTAGT GAATCTTGGGCAATCTGCAGAATATTCAAGAAAACCAATGCAACAGCTCAAAGAGCACTCTCTCACTCATGGGTCCCTCCTTTACTTGAAACATCAACTTCCAATGTTCTAACAAATGATGGAAACCACAACCAATTTTGTTCATCAAACATGATGTTAACAAAGAAACCCACCTATGCAAACCAATTTTGTACTACTAATAACCACAATAACACAACACAAAACTTAACCTCTTCTAGTGGCACAACACTATGTCCTTTAGATGTTCCATCTTATCATAACAATAATCCAATCATTGATCCATTGATTTACAAACCCTTATACCGTTTACCGATTTCGAATGATCAAGACCTTAACCCTAGCACCGGCTTAGTATTCTCTTCTCCTCTTGAAACTTCTTGTAACAAAACTTCAATGGATGTTTCTTCCTTGCTATTGGGTATGTCATGTGAAGGAACAACCTCAAACTATGTTGACCATTACAATAATGGATATCCATTGATGGCTAATAGTATTCCTAATGTGAATGAGCAAGAGTTGGAGAGAGTGAGATCCATTGGATTCCCATTTAGTGTGCCTTTCAATATTGGTGAAGCATGGAAGTCAAGTCTTGTTTGGGATGTTGCTTCTTGTTCTTCGGATGAACCCTCTAGCTATTCTACTACCAAGTGTTACACTTAG
- the LOC131620445 gene encoding large ribosomal subunit protein eL34-like: protein MVQRLTYRRRHSYATKSNQHRVVKTPGGKLVYQTTKKRASGPKCPVTGKRIQGIPHLRPTEYKRSRLSRNRRTVNRAYGGVLSGGAVRERIIRAFLVEEQKIVKKVLKIQKTKEKQASKA from the exons ATGGTTCAGAGGCTCACCTACCGCCGGCGCCATAGCTACGCCACCAAGTCCAACCAACATAGGGTTGTCAAAACCCCTG GTGGTAAACTTGTTTATCAGACTACCAAGAAGAGGGCTAGTGGACCAAAATGTCCTGTTACTGGAAAGAGGATTCAAGGG ATTCCACATTTAAGGCCCACGGAGTACAAGAGATCAAGGTTATCTAGAAACAGGAGGACTGTGAACCGTGCTTATGGTGGAGTTTTATCTGGAGGTGCTGTTAGAGAAAG AATTATCCGAGCTTTCTTGGTTGAGGAGCAAAAGATTGTCAAAAAGGTCTTGAAGATCCAAAAGACAAAGGAGAAACAAGCTTCAAAGGCTTGA
- the LOC131618865 gene encoding uncharacterized protein LOC131618865 yields MGYERGGNYTIRNASESNNSSKGIYSMKVKCPFRRRSVPSGISWKVMVRCEMHNHKISEDLEGHDILECLKDHERKFVNDMMKYNKAPRHIVVALKNKDPKNLRSVTQVYKARSTYKICKRGPLTEMQMLLSLILKEKYMCWTRNRDNSDVVVDIFWTHPNSVKFLNMFHLVSNITA; encoded by the exons ATGGGTTATGAGAGAGGAGGAAATTACACAATAAGGAATGCATCTGAAAGCAATAATTCGTCAAAAGGCATTTATAGTATGAAAGTTAAATGTCCTTTTAGACGGAGATCTGTTCCAAGTGGTATCAGTTGGAAGGTGATGGTTAGGTGTGAGATGCACAATCATAAAATATCTGAGGATTTGGAAGGCCATGACATATTGGAATGTCTAAAAGATCATGAAAGAAAGTTTGTGAATGACATGATGAAGTACAACAAGGCTCCAAGGCACATAGTTGTTGCTTTGAAAAACAAAGATCCAAAAAACCTCAGGAGTGTTACCCAGGTGTATAAAGCTAGATCTACATACAAAATATGCAAGAGAGGTCCACTGACAGAAATGCAGATGTTGTTGAGCCTTATTCTTAAAGAGAAATACATGTGTTGGACTAGAAATAGGGACAACTCAGATGTTGTAGTTGATATCTTTTGGACACATCCTAATTCTGTGAAGTTTTTGAATATGTTTCATTTG GTATCGAATATCACTGCTTGA